From one Leptospira ellinghausenii genomic stretch:
- a CDS encoding glucan biosynthesis protein, protein MKKLNIYFAIIAILLCVAVIFKKNNLTFQALISLFAITPNSEVFDFNTADQMAKEKLKSKYVPTPVYKIPGLDGISFEDYRQIEYKPDVAIWKNLALPYQLHFFHPGHIYSNGIKIYEVIGEKPVEIPYDSSRFHFGNLPLTDDFYELSKKLQYTGFRVHYPINQKEALEEFLVFQGSSYFRALSKNQVYGLSGRGLAINTGPDGKEEFPIFESFYIKRPEKKDSSILIYAIMNSESVVGAYEFFVTPGEITTIDVRAKIYLRKKIKRLGLAPITSMFLYGESNIPILGNIHPEIHDSDGLLTYLGEDNWEWRPLINPKKTKLTNIELNHPKGFGLIQRDRKFKSYQDEKLQYHRRPSLWVEPKGDWGKGDLYLLEFTTNLDSDDNVTIFWEPNIPPNLNEGYEYQYKLSYTEKSPDSHRLGKSSSYYKGTDPLFPKEKMLTLYFTGDNLKALDPKTELKAIIKNDMIPPDQIRYKIEKIRELDQWRLQIWHSSPIDVSTWNVYLEKENQKITETWIYRDGISK, encoded by the coding sequence ATGAAGAAATTAAACATATACTTTGCTATTATTGCGATTTTGTTATGTGTTGCCGTTATCTTTAAGAAAAATAATCTTACCTTCCAAGCACTCATTTCTCTCTTTGCGATCACACCTAATTCTGAAGTTTTTGATTTCAACACTGCCGACCAAATGGCAAAGGAAAAATTGAAATCAAAATATGTTCCAACGCCTGTGTACAAAATTCCAGGACTTGATGGAATCAGTTTTGAAGATTATAGGCAAATCGAATACAAACCTGATGTTGCGATTTGGAAAAATTTAGCACTCCCCTACCAATTGCATTTTTTCCACCCAGGCCATATCTACAGTAATGGGATCAAAATTTATGAAGTGATTGGAGAAAAGCCAGTAGAGATCCCTTATGATTCCTCTCGCTTTCATTTTGGGAACCTTCCCCTCACAGATGATTTTTATGAGTTAAGTAAAAAACTCCAATACACTGGCTTTCGAGTTCACTATCCCATCAACCAAAAGGAGGCTTTGGAAGAATTCTTAGTCTTCCAAGGTTCTTCTTATTTCCGTGCCTTGTCCAAAAACCAAGTCTATGGTTTATCGGGAAGAGGACTTGCCATCAACACTGGCCCTGATGGAAAAGAAGAGTTCCCTATCTTTGAAAGTTTCTATATCAAACGCCCTGAGAAAAAAGATTCCTCCATTTTGATCTATGCCATTATGAATAGTGAATCCGTTGTCGGTGCGTATGAATTTTTTGTTACACCTGGTGAGATCACAACCATTGATGTGCGTGCTAAAATTTACCTACGTAAAAAAATCAAACGACTGGGACTTGCTCCCATCACATCCATGTTTCTCTATGGAGAATCCAATATCCCCATCCTTGGCAACATCCACCCAGAGATCCATGACTCTGATGGACTTCTCACTTATCTTGGAGAAGACAACTGGGAATGGAGACCACTCATCAATCCCAAAAAAACCAAACTCACAAATATCGAACTGAACCATCCCAAAGGGTTTGGACTCATCCAACGAGATCGAAAATTCAAAAGTTACCAAGATGAAAAATTACAATACCACCGTCGGCCAAGCCTTTGGGTAGAACCAAAGGGTGATTGGGGCAAAGGGGACTTATACCTATTGGAATTTACAACCAATCTGGATTCGGATGACAACGTAACTATTTTTTGGGAACCAAACATCCCTCCCAATTTGAATGAAGGATACGAATACCAGTATAAATTGAGTTATACGGAAAAATCTCCAGACTCACACCGTCTGGGAAAGTCATCATCCTATTACAAAGGGACTGACCCTCTCTTTCCAAAAGAAAAGATGTTAACACTTTATTTTACTGGTGATAATCTAAAAGCACTAGATCCAAAAACAGAGCTCAAAGCCATCATCAAAAATGATATGATCCCACCGGATCAAATTCGTTATAAAATCGAAAAGATCCGTGAACTTGACCAATGGAGATTACAAATTTGGCACTCGTCGCCAATCGATGTTTCTACTTGGAATGTTTATTTGGAGAAAGAAAATCAAAAAATCACAGAAACATGGATCTATAGAGATGGCATCTCCAAATAA
- the mdoH gene encoding glucans biosynthesis glucosyltransferase MdoH: MIQIHRILFFTVFMIPIIIGLTTFAQIISFGGVELTEYYQFITLLFLLPMLSYGATTSLFGFLISLLKQGDPLLKAKKIPEKELDFPSIDRVPVALVMPVYEENEVSIFARIKVIYESLEKYHSLPKLDFFILSDTRTPEKWIKEEAAYLELCESTGNYQKFHYRRRKSNLNGKSGNIADFCRRWGNRYECMIILDADSLMSGEIIVQLIAMMEQNPRAGIIQTNSKLFRATTLFQKLTEFSSYLFSSYFLKGASFWQINANSYWGHNAILRIKPFMEYCALPHLPEYGGLGGKILSHDTVEASLMRKAGYEVLCAYELEGSYEENPPNIIDVLKRDQRWCQGNLQHFWFLFGKKIPFINRIHILNGILSYLNSPIWLCYILLSLWNYIEESKFLNYSMLPEEFEYFKAQIYDPLYLKLLYLSLLLLFLPRVLSYLSLPLKQIFLKFPAFFLETLFSILIAPIYMIYHSIFVVSIFLNKKISWGPQNRDAESSYPFSYVVSSFFGITILGLVSAYISYSYSLMLFFLTMPIWIGWTLSIPLVMFTSREQKSLHSFFDLSYWKPTRGLTNNLREELTRSDEKRMEGKEIFYALVHPVFHKKHKQLQGNKSYRSKVSDSITHDFEILLEQGPKQLDRKKLLNILSNRELLDLFFQKFWTSEKSKWGEYWKEIWEEINPSSFP, from the coding sequence ATGATCCAAATCCATCGAATTTTATTTTTTACAGTCTTCATGATACCCATCATCATTGGGCTCACTACCTTTGCCCAAATCATCTCCTTTGGTGGAGTTGAATTAACCGAATACTACCAATTCATCACCTTACTTTTTCTTTTGCCCATGTTATCCTATGGGGCAACCACTTCTCTTTTTGGATTTTTGATTTCTCTTTTGAAACAGGGTGATCCATTACTCAAAGCAAAAAAAATCCCAGAGAAGGAATTGGACTTTCCAAGTATCGATCGTGTCCCGGTTGCCCTTGTCATGCCAGTCTATGAAGAAAATGAAGTCTCGATCTTTGCAAGGATCAAAGTGATTTATGAATCACTCGAGAAATACCACTCCCTTCCCAAATTAGATTTTTTTATCTTAAGTGATACAAGAACTCCTGAAAAATGGATCAAGGAAGAAGCTGCTTATCTTGAGTTATGTGAATCCACTGGGAACTATCAAAAATTCCATTACAGAAGGAGAAAAAGTAACCTCAACGGAAAGAGTGGTAACATCGCTGATTTTTGCCGTCGTTGGGGCAATCGATACGAGTGCATGATCATACTAGATGCTGATAGTTTGATGAGTGGAGAAATCATTGTCCAACTCATTGCGATGATGGAACAAAACCCAAGGGCAGGCATCATCCAAACCAATTCTAAATTATTCCGTGCCACAACTCTCTTTCAAAAATTAACTGAATTTTCCTCCTATCTCTTTAGTTCTTATTTCTTAAAAGGTGCTAGTTTTTGGCAGATCAATGCCAACAGTTATTGGGGCCATAATGCCATCTTACGCATCAAACCCTTTATGGAATACTGCGCTCTCCCTCATCTCCCTGAATATGGTGGGCTTGGTGGAAAAATCTTAAGCCATGATACAGTCGAAGCAAGCCTCATGCGAAAGGCTGGATACGAAGTCTTATGTGCTTATGAACTCGAAGGAAGTTACGAAGAGAATCCACCAAATATCATCGATGTGTTAAAACGAGACCAGAGGTGGTGCCAAGGGAATTTACAACATTTTTGGTTTTTATTTGGAAAGAAAATTCCCTTTATCAATCGAATCCACATTTTAAATGGAATTTTATCTTACCTCAATTCACCCATATGGTTATGTTATATCCTACTTAGTTTGTGGAATTATATCGAAGAAAGTAAGTTCCTAAACTACTCCATGCTTCCTGAAGAGTTCGAATACTTTAAAGCACAGATTTATGACCCTTTATATTTAAAACTTTTGTATCTTTCCTTACTCCTACTCTTTTTGCCTAGGGTTCTCAGTTACTTAAGTTTACCGTTAAAACAAATCTTCCTAAAGTTTCCGGCCTTCTTTTTAGAGACTTTATTTTCTATTCTCATCGCACCTATCTATATGATTTACCATAGCATTTTTGTGGTGTCTATCTTCTTAAACAAAAAGATCTCCTGGGGACCCCAGAATCGGGATGCGGAATCAAGTTACCCTTTCTCCTATGTGGTTTCTTCCTTTTTTGGAATCACCATCCTGGGGCTTGTTTCTGCTTATATCAGTTACTCTTATTCTCTGATGTTATTTTTCTTAACGATGCCCATTTGGATTGGTTGGACTCTTTCCATCCCACTTGTAATGTTCACAAGCCGCGAACAAAAATCCTTACACTCGTTTTTTGATCTCTCGTACTGGAAACCCACTCGTGGTCTCACAAACAATTTGAGAGAAGAGCTCACTCGCAGTGATGAAAAACGAATGGAAGGAAAAGAAATTTTTTATGCACTTGTGCACCCAGTTTTCCACAAGAAACACAAACAATTACAAGGGAACAAATCTTACCGCTCCAAAGTTTCGGACTCAATTACACATGATTTCGAAATCTTACTGGAACAAGGACCAAAACAATTGGACCGAAAAAAATTACTCAACATCCTTTCCAATCGTGAATTATTAGATTTATTTTTTCAAAAATTTTGGACCTCAGAAAAATCCAAATGGGGAGAGTATTGGAAAGAGATTTGGGAAGAGATCAACCCATCTTCTTTTCCATAA